Below is a genomic region from Verrucomicrobiales bacterium.
TCTACAGGGGTGACTCGCGGTCTACGATTCAACGAGGCGGGTCAAACGGGATCGCGGATGGTGGTAAAAAGAGCAAACTCTTCAGTTCCTCTCGAGGGGCTGCCGGGGTTTCTGGAGTGAAGGCGGTGACGGCGAACTGACCTGAGGCGGAAATTTGTTTTCGTCCAATCAGTTGGGCGAGTCGGATCAGCGATGGTGTCTTGCTGGTGTCGAAACGGGGCAGCGGCCACAGCCCAGCCGTTTCGGTGTCGCCAAATGAGAGCAGCGAAGCCCCATCAGGGGACAGGCAGGCGGCTGAGCACGAGGGCTGCGTACGTAGAGGATCGGTAATTGGGAGGCCGGAGAGTGGATCCCAGAGCTGTGCTTCCCCACGCAGTGTTACGGAGCAAACCCATCTGCTGTCAGGGGTGAACTGCAGATGGGTTGCGGCTGCCGTGGGGGCGATCAGCCGCGATGGTAGCTGGCGATCAGTCGTGTCCAAGATCTCCAGTGTGCCGTCATGGGACGCGCAGGCAAGCAGCCGCCCGTCTGGGCTAAAGGCGAGCGCGGAAACACCGCGAGCGCTCACGGAGCGCAGGTTCGTTTGTTTTCCGGTGGCCAGTTCCCACCGGACGGGCCGTGCATCTCTTCCGCCGGTGACGAGAAATCGGCTGTCTGGGCTGAACTCTACCTGTTCGACGAGCGCGTCGTGAGCCAGCGGGGCCAGATGAGCGCGGCCGCTCCGCGTATCCCACAAACGAACCAAGTGATTACCACCGTGGGTGGCGATCCACCTTCCATCCGGGCTGAACTCAGCGCCCAGCAGGGGCGCTCCATGATTCAGGGGAGGACTCGCCTGCTCGCCGCTCGGAATGTGCCAGAGTCGCGCGAACCCGTCCCGTCCTGCGGTAGCGATCAAGCCGCTGTCCGAGGAAAACCTCAGGCTGAGTATGGGTGCGGGATGTGGCAGGGTTCCGAGGCTCAGGCCCTCGGACGCATTCTGAAGATGGACGGTCCCCTCAGCATCGCCGGTGGCCAAAAAGCGTCCGGAGGGACTGAACTCAAGAAAGTGAACATAACCCTGATGTGGTTGGTAGGACTGGACCAGCCTCAGGTCCGAAGTGTTCCAAAGCTGCACTTTTCCAGCGAGCGTCGCTGTGGCTGTGAGGGCACCATCGGGCGAAAAAGCGCCCCGTGTGACGCGTGCGTCGTGCGGTATCATTCGCGGTTGCCCTAGGGGTGGCGCCATGTCCCACCAGAGTGCTCCCGAGTAACTCCCCGTCACCAAGCGCCGGGAATCTTGGCTGAACGCGACCTGGAGCACGCCCGAGCTGTGGATGAGAGGCTCGCGTGCGGAGCGCCACGTAGAGGTGTCCCAGCAACGGGCAGTCGCGTCGTCGCCCAAGGTCACGAGCTGTGTCCCATCCGGACTGAAGCGCACCGAGGTCACATGGCTTCTATGCACGAGAGCGTCGGTCACCCGACGGCCCAAGCGGAGATCCCAGACATAAGCCTCACCTCGATGGGACCAGCCGGCGAGGGCCAGAAATCTACCATCCGGGCTGAACTCGAGATCGGTCGCCCCTGCGTCGAATGGGTAATAGTCCAGGTTTGTCTCCGGCTGCTCCAGATCCCAGACCGACACTTGGCCGAGGTCGGTTGCCGTGGCGAGCCGTCGGCCGGAGGCATCGAACTCCTGCACGAGGACAGTCCCCTTCACCACGCGCTGCTTTTCCAGAGAGCGGGTTTCGCTGGACCAGATCTGCACCAGCCCGGATTCGTAGCCGAGCGCCAAACGAGTCCCCTGCGCATTGAAAACGCAGGTCTGAATGGCATCCTGCTCGGAGTGGACCAGGATCTCGGAGCTCCATTGGCTCAGGTCCTCCTGGCTCCGGCTAGGCTGCCACAGCCGAACGCGGCTCCGATCGTCCACGGTGGCGAGTTTTGGGGACCTCGGGTCGAGGGTCAGGGATCGGATGGTGGCGTCATGGGGCAGGGTTGCGGATACCAACAAGCGCGGGGCGATCCGCCAGATCCGAACTCCGTCGGAATGAACAGTTGTCAGCAGCTCAGAGACTGGGTGCGCCCGGGCGCTGACGATAGGGGGGCTGGTGGACTCCAGTGATCCATCCGTGGATTGCTGAGTCCTCAGGTCGAGATAGCGGTATCGGCCGTTTCGTGCCAATGCCAGGGAGTTGTTGCCATCGCGGGAGAACCCCACCGCCATTATCTCGGAGCCGCTGCTCCAAGGCCTGGCGGTGGGCATAGCGAACGAACGCTGCGCCAAGACGGACATTAATCTCTCTCCCAAGGCAATCTCCTGAGGCTCGCGTTCTAGCAGATGAGCCAGCAAGGCAAGCGCCTTGGAGCTTTCCCCTCCCTCCAGCAAGCTCTCGACTTTCTCGCGCTGCAGTTGTTTGACCAGCTGAACCGAACGATCATTGGCTGTTTTCAGCCGGCGAGCCGCGAGATTGCTACCGATGGTCAGGGTTAACGCGGCAATGAGGCTGACCAGGCAGAGGCCCGCCAACGCGGGGCGCCGTCGGCTCCACCGCCAAGCCGAGGATATGGGGCCCAGTGGACGAGCAAGGATTGGCAGGCCTACCAACCAGCGCTCCAGGTCTTCCGCCAACTCCTCAGCGGTGCCATAGCGGGCGGAGGGCTCCTTGCGGAGGCACTTGAGCGTGATGGTTTCGAGGTCGCGATCCACCTGGGGATTGGCTTGGCGCGGCGGCAAGGGATCCTGATCGACCACCTGGCGCAAGGTTTCGATAGGTGTCTTGGCCTGGAACGGTGGTCGACCAGCGACCAGATGGTATAGAATTGCTCCGAGACCATAGACATCGACGGCGGTGGTCAGCTGGCGTGTCTTGCCGGCTGCCTGCTCGGGAGCCATGTAGTTGGGCGAACCCAGAACGGACGAGGTGAAGGTGAAGCCGGTATCCTGATCGAGCGATTTGGCCAGTCCGAAGTCTGCCACATGCGGCTCCCCTCGCTCGTCCAGCAGAATGTTGGAGGGTTTGAGGTCCCGGTGCAGGATGCCGCGCTGGTGGGCATAGTGGACGGCGCGGCAGATCGTGATGAGCTGCTGGACTCGTTCCCGCACAGGGCGTTGCAGGTTCAGCTGGGAAGCTAGATCGCCCCCTTCCACCAAGCGCATGGTGAAAAAGTGCGCGCCCTCGTGCTCGCCGCTTTCGTAGAGAGAAACGATGTGAGGGTGGTGCAGTTGGGCCACCGCCTCGATCTCCATGCGGAACCGCAGACGCGCCTCGTCGGAGAGCAGGTGCGCCGACTGAACCATCTTCAAGGCCACCTGCCGGTTGATTCCAAGCTGCCGAGCCCGGTAGACCACCCCCATGCCACCCCGCGCGATTTCTTCGATGATCTCGTAGTCCGCGAAGAAGCGCGATTTCAACCCGGGCGGCACCGGGCGTCGCGCTTCCGTGGGAGTGATGGCCTCCGGGGATAGCGCCAGCCGCAGCGAACATCCTAGACACCCCTGTCCAGGGGGGATCGCGAGGCCGCACTCAGGGCACTTTTCTTTGGGGGCAAGGTCGTTCACAGCCAGGTCTACCGGGGACCTCTAAAGAATTAAGTAAATCAGGCCTCAGGTTAGCTGAGATTCGTTCGCTTCAACGCCGGCACACCACATCGATGAGATAGTTGATCTCGTCATCCACCTCGTCCGGGTGGGCGACTGTTTGGGCGACCGCCTCGCGGAGCAATTCCCCGTAGCGGCGGCGCACCTTGAACACTTCCTGTTTCACGGTTCCTTCCGTAAGCCCCAGAGCGGCACCGATTTCGGATTGGCTCAGGGTCGGGTGGCCTCCGGGCAGGTAGGCTTCGAGATACTTAAACCGTTCCGCACGGTCGGCATCGGCATATTCAGCTCTCAACAGGGTACGCGCCCCGTCGAGAAGGTCCGCAGCCCAGCGCCGGTCGTAAAGCTGATCCGCGCTGGCCGAGTCCTCTGGCTCGTGGAGGTAGCGTTCCTCCGCGCTCATGCCGTCGAACGAAACGATTTGTTTCCCTCCGCCTCGCTTCTGGGCTTGGGTACGATCCCACTCGTTGGCGAGAAAGCATTTGAATGCCGTTAGGAGAAACCAGCGGAATCGGCCCCGGCGGCGATCGGCGCCGCTCAGGTAGTTTTTCTCCAAAAGCTTGCTGAAAAACTCCTGAGTGAGGTCCTGGGCGTGGTGAGTATCGCATCCTTGTCGGCGTGCGAAGGCGTAGAGCGGAAACCAGTATTTCTGGCACAGCTCGGAGAGTGCCGCCAGCGCCTCCGGCGTTTCGGGCTTGCTGGCGCGCAACACCATGCTCCAATGCGTGGTCACGAACACGGGATCTGAGCCGGGCTTGTTGGGACTGTCGCTCATGATGCCAAGGTGTAGACGTTTGGGTTTGCCAACGCGGTTGCCCAGATTCTTAATGATTTGTGTCAGTCTATTCAACCGACAAAACCGATATCGGGCTTCGTCGGCCCCCCCTATCGTCGATTTGACCCCGACGAAGGTAACCTGGAGCCTACGCTCTCACTCTCCGCTGGCTGGCCTGCCAGCGCGGGAGAAATGGTCGGCGAGAAGACGATTCACCTTCGTAGACTGATGGATGGTGATGCCGTGGGACGCATCGGGAATCTCCACGAACCGAGCCCCTGGAATCTGGGCTGCCAGCTGCTTGCCGAATTTGGGAGGCGCGATGGGGTCATGGGCGGCGCTGAGGACGAAGGTTGGAATACCGCCAAGGGATGGCAATCCGGGAGTGCCATCGTGTCGGCGAAGCGACATGGCCTGCCTCATGGCCATGGGCGATTGCTCGGCTAAGTCATGACCGAAGAGCGGCGCGAGCTCTGCGGCCAAGGCGGCGCAATCGATGCTACGGAGAAAGTCTTTCGGGTAAATCAGTTGGAGGAATGCCTTTCGGCGCGCGGATTTCAGTCCCAGGCTGGTTCTCAGCGCGGTCCAGATCATGCCTGGTGTCATTTGAACTGCGTCCTTGCCCCGAGCCACCGTACACAACAGCGCCAGGCTGCGCACACGTTGGGGATGCGCGAGGGCAAGTTGCTGAGCAATCACGCCCCCCATCGAATGTCCCACCACGTGCGCGGAATCCCACCCCGCCGCATCCATCACAGCCCTGGCGTCATCTGCCATCTGGGCAATCGAGAAC
It encodes:
- a CDS encoding protein kinase, whose translation is MNDLAPKEKCPECGLAIPPGQGCLGCSLRLALSPEAITPTEARRPVPPGLKSRFFADYEIIEEIARGGMGVVYRARQLGINRQVALKMVQSAHLLSDEARLRFRMEIEAVAQLHHPHIVSLYESGEHEGAHFFTMRLVEGGDLASQLNLQRPVRERVQQLITICRAVHYAHQRGILHRDLKPSNILLDERGEPHVADFGLAKSLDQDTGFTFTSSVLGSPNYMAPEQAAGKTRQLTTAVDVYGLGAILYHLVAGRPPFQAKTPIETLRQVVDQDPLPPRQANPQVDRDLETITLKCLRKEPSARYGTAEELAEDLERWLVGLPILARPLGPISSAWRWSRRRPALAGLCLVSLIAALTLTIGSNLAARRLKTANDRSVQLVKQLQREKVESLLEGGESSKALALLAHLLEREPQEIALGERLMSVLAQRSFAMPTARPWSSGSEIMAVGFSRDGNNSLALARNGRYRYLDLRTQQSTDGSLESTSPPIVSARAHPVSELLTTVHSDGVRIWRIAPRLLVSATLPHDATIRSLTLDPRSPKLATVDDRSRVRLWQPSRSQEDLSQWSSEILVHSEQDAIQTCVFNAQGTRLALGYESGLVQIWSSETRSLEKQRVVKGTVLVQEFDASGRRLATATDLGQVSVWDLEQPETNLDYYPFDAGATDLEFSPDGRFLALAGWSHRGEAYVWDLRLGRRVTDALVHRSHVTSVRFSPDGTQLVTLGDDATARCWDTSTWRSAREPLIHSSGVLQVAFSQDSRRLVTGSYSGALWWDMAPPLGQPRMIPHDARVTRGAFSPDGALTATATLAGKVQLWNTSDLRLVQSYQPHQGYVHFLEFSPSGRFLATGDAEGTVHLQNASEGLSLGTLPHPAPILSLRFSSDSGLIATAGRDGFARLWHIPSGEQASPPLNHGAPLLGAEFSPDGRWIATHGGNHLVRLWDTRSGRAHLAPLAHDALVEQVEFSPDSRFLVTGGRDARPVRWELATGKQTNLRSVSARGVSALAFSPDGRLLACASHDGTLEILDTTDRQLPSRLIAPTAAATHLQFTPDSRWVCSVTLRGEAQLWDPLSGLPITDPLRTQPSCSAACLSPDGASLLSFGDTETAGLWPLPRFDTSKTPSLIRLAQLIGRKQISASGQFAVTAFTPETPAAPREELKSLLFLPPSAIPFDPPR
- a CDS encoding sigma-70 family RNA polymerase sigma factor translates to MSDSPNKPGSDPVFVTTHWSMVLRASKPETPEALAALSELCQKYWFPLYAFARRQGCDTHHAQDLTQEFFSKLLEKNYLSGADRRRGRFRWFLLTAFKCFLANEWDRTQAQKRGGGKQIVSFDGMSAEERYLHEPEDSASADQLYDRRWAADLLDGARTLLRAEYADADRAERFKYLEAYLPGGHPTLSQSEIGAALGLTEGTVKQEVFKVRRRYGELLREAVAQTVAHPDEVDDEINYLIDVVCRR
- a CDS encoding alpha/beta fold hydrolase, producing MALIPNHGAELYFEVHGTEGAAVLLIQGVGAIGNAWKPQVDELAASHRLALFDNRGIGQSTIEKNAPFSIAQMADDARAVMDAAGWDSAHVVGHSMGGVIAQQLALAHPQRVRSLALLCTVARGKDAVQMTPGMIWTALRTSLGLKSARRKAFLQLIYPKDFLRSIDCAALAAELAPLFGHDLAEQSPMAMRQAMSLRRHDGTPGLPSLGGIPTFVLSAAHDPIAPPKFGKQLAAQIPGARFVEIPDASHGITIHQSTKVNRLLADHFSRAGRPASGE